Genomic window (Streptomyces liliiviolaceus):
GGCCTGGGCGTTCGGCTGCTTCGGCATGGGCCTGGTGATCTCCTCCACCAGTGTTCTGCTGCTCCATCTCTCCGCCCCCGGCCAGGCCGGCAACAACTCCGCCGCCCTCCAGATGTCCGACGGCCTCGCCAACGTCCTGCTCCTCGCCGCGGGCGGCGCGGCCTTCGCGGCCCTCGGCGGCGGCACGGTCACCCACGCGGCCACGCAGGCCTCCGGCGGCCACCCGGCCGCCTTCGTGGCGGTGTTCCTGCCGATGGCGGGGGTGGCGCTGGTGGGGGCATGGGTGACCACGCGGCTGCGGGTCCCTCCAGCGGGCTGAGACGAGCTGAAGTGAGCCGGGACGAGCCGATGTGAGCTGAGTCCCATCCCGCGGGGTCCCCGCGTCGTCCGCGCGTTGACGTTCGTGGGGCGCCGGTAGGGTGGCCCGGTTGTCATACGCAGCCGTCGTCATACGTAACCGAGCGGCCCGACCACCCCACGGAGACCGTGACTACCGCCCGCCCGTCGTCCCCCGACACCCTCACTGGAGGGCCCTTCGTGCCCGCCTCTTCCGTCGCCAGCGCCGCGTCCTCGCACCACCTGTCGCCCGCGTTCCCCGGGCGGGCCCCCTGGGGCACCGCCAACAAGCTGCGTGCCTGGCAGCAGGGGGCGATGGAGCGGTACCTCCAGGAGCAGCCGCGTGACTTTCTCGCCGTCGCCACGCCCGGCGCCGGCAAGACGACCTTCGCGCTGACCCTCGCGTCATGGCTGCTGCACCACCATGTCGTGCAGCAGGTGACCGTGGTCGCGCCGACCGAGCATCTGAAGAAGCAGTGGGCGGAAGCGGCCGCGCGCATAGGGATCAAGCTGGATCCCGAGTACAGCGCGGGCCCGCTCAGCAAGGAGTACCAGGGCGTCGCCGTGACCTACGCCGGAGTCGGCGTACGGCCCATGCTGCACCGCAACCGCTGCGAGCAGCGCAAGACCCTCGTCATCCTCGACGAGATCCACCACGCCGGTGACTCCAAGTCCTGGGGCGAGGCGTGCCTGGAGGCCTTCGAGCCCGCCACCCGCCGGCTCGCCCTCACCGGTACGCCGTTCCGCTCCGACACGAACCCCATTCCCTTCGTCGCGTACGAGGAGGGCAACGACGGGATCCGCCGCTCCTCCGCCGACTACACCTACGGCTACGGCTCCGCCCTCGGCGACGGCGTCGTGCGGCCCGTCATCTTCCTCTCCTACAGCGGCAACATGCGCTGGCGTACGAAGGCGGGGGACGAGATCGCCGCCCGGCTCGGCGAGCCGATGACCAAGGACGCCGTCAGCCAGGCCTGGCGCACCGCCCTCGACCCGCGCGGTGAGTGGATGCCCAGCGTGCTGCGCGCCGCCGACCAGCGGCTGACCGAGGTGCGCAAGGGCATCCCGGACGCCGGCGCCCTCGTCATCGCCTCCGACCAGGACTCCGCGCGCGCCTACGCCAAGCTCATCCGCGAGATCACCGGCACCAAGGCCACCGTCGTCCTGTCCGACGACACCGGCGCCTCCAACCGGATCGACGAGTTCAGCCAGAGCGACGACCGCTGGATGGTCGCCGTCCGGATGGTGTCCGAAGGCGTCGACGTACCGCGCCTCGCCGTGGGCGTGTACGCGACGACCATCTCCACCCCCCTCTTCTTCGCCCAGGCCGTCGGCCGCTTCGTACGGTCCCGGCGGCGCGGCGAGACCGCCTCCGTCTTCCTGCCGACCGTCCCCGACCTCCTCACCTTCGCCAACGAGATGGAGGTCGAGCGCGACCACGCCCTCGACAAGCCCAAGAAGGAGAGCGAGGAGGACCCGTACGCCGAGTCCGAGAAGGAGATGGAGGAGGCGAACAAGGAGCAGGACGAGGACACCGGCGAGCAGGAGCAGTTCTCCTTCGAGGCGCTGGAGTCCGAGGCCGTCTTCGACCGGGTCCTGTACGACGGCGCCGAGTTCGGTATGCAGGCCCACCCGGGAAGCGCCGAGGAGCAGGACTACCTCGGCATCCCCGGCCTCCTCGAACCCGACCAGGTCCAGCTCCTCCTCCAGAAGCGCCAGGCCCGGCAGATCGCGCACAGCCGCAAGAAGCCGGACGAGGAGGCCGACCTCCTCGAACTGCCCGCCGAGCGGCGCCCCGTGGTCTCCCACAAGGAGATGCTGGAGCTGCGCAAGAAGCTCAACACCATGGTCGGCGCGTACGTCCACCAGAGTGGCAAGCCCCACGGCGTGATCCACACCGAGCTGCGCCGCGTCTGCGGCGGCCCGCCGAGCGCGGAGGCGACCGCCGGGCAGCTGCGCCAGCGGATCGAGAAGGTGCAGGAATGGGCGACCCGGATGCGGTGACCGCACGCCCGAACACGCCTGTACGTCAACACGAGCGCCGGTGCCCTGATGGCACCGGCGCTCGCGTGCGTGCGCGCCCCCTCCGGCAGGCGTGCGCGCTCTGTGCAGAGGTGGTGTACGCCGAGTTGCCCGCGCCGCTCATATCCGGCCGGAACGGGAGCAAACCGTGGGTAACCAGTGGCGGTCCGTACCTGCGCATGACCGGATTCTGGACGGAGCCTTCCGCTGAGCGAACCAGCTCGCTACTGTCCCGCTACGCACACGCCCCGTGGCAGCGCCGCCGCGGAGCGCAGCCGGTGCCCGCCCGGAAGTACCCGGGACGCAGCCGACCGGCGGCCTCTGACGCGCGTCGCCGATGGGACCGGTGGCGCATCCGCCACGTAGGGGGTCGCCGACCCTCACCACTAAGGAGTGGGCGTCGTGACCGCGGAAACCTCCCAGACGCTCGACCGGGGACTGCGCGTCCTCAAGCTGCTCGCCGACACCGACCACGGTCTGACCGTCACCGAGCTGTCCAACAAACTCGGAGTCAACCGGACCGTTGTGTACCGGTTGCTCGCCACGCTGGAGCAGCACGCCCTCGTCCGCCGTGACCTGGGCGGCCGTGCCCGGGTCGGGCTCGGGGTGCTGCGGCTCGGCCGGCAGGTGCATCCGCTGGTGCGCGAGGCCGCGCTGCCCGCGCTGCGGTCGCTGGCCGAGGACATCGGGGCGACTGCCCATCTCACGCTGGTCGACGGTACGGAGGCGCTCGCCGTCGCCGTGGTCGAGCCGACGTGGACGGACTATCACGTGGCCTACCGTGCCGGGTTCCGCCATCCGCTGGAGCGGGGGGCCGCCGGGAAGGCGATCCTCGCGGCGCGGGCCGGGGGTGTGGACGGTGAGCTCGGCTACACCCTCACGCACGGCGAGCTGGAGGCCGGGGCGAGCGGGGCCGCGGCGGCGCTCGTCGGTGTGACGGGGGTGGAGGGGAGTGTGGGGGTGGTGATGTTGGCGGACGCGGTGCCTGAGCGGGTGGGGCCGCGGGTTGTCGATGCTGCGCGGGAAGTGGCTGACGCGCTTCGTTGAGCCGGGTCCCTGCCGGGGCCCTGCCGGGTCCTGCCGGGGTGGGGGGCGTGGGTTGTGGGTCGGCTCCGGGGCCGCTGTGGCTGGTCGCGCAGTTCCCCGCGCCCCTAAAAGCCAAAGATTGCGCCGTTCCCCGCGCCCCCAGGAGCGAAAGACTGCGCCGTTCCCCGCGCCCCTAAAAGCCAAAGATTGCGCCGTTCCCCGCGCCCCCGAGAACCACCGCGCCCCCGAGAAGCGCGCCCCCAGACAGTGGAAGATTGCTCTCCGTTAGATTGATGCCGTGGCTTCTCGTCTCTCTGGTTTCGTTCGTCTCTCCCGTCCCCGCTTCGTCGCGCTGTGTGCGCTGCCCGTCGTGGGGCTGTTCGCCGTGGCCGTGTTCGCGCCGTTGCCGTTCTCGTTGGCGCAGCCCGGGATGACGGCGGACGTGCTCGGTGAGAACAAGGGCGACCCGGTGATCACGATCTCCGGTGCGAAGGCCCGTGACACGAGCGGGCAGCTGCGGATGACGACCATCGAGGCGACGGGCCCGGACACGGACGTCAGCCTGGGTGACGTGCTCGACGGCTGGTTCCGTACGGACCGTGCGGTGATGCCGCGCGACTCGGTCTACCCGAGCGGCGACAGCGTCGAGGAGATCGAGGACTACAACGCCGAGGAGATGAAGAAGTCGCAGGACACCGCCACCGAGGCGGCTCTGAACCAGCTCGGCGAGCAGTCGGACGACATCGAGGTCACGCTGAAACTCGCCGACGTGGGCGGTCCGAGCGCCGGACTGCTCTTCTCCCTCGGCATCGTCGACAAGCTGGACGGCGACGGCAGCGGCGGCGACCTCACGGGCGGCCGGGTCATCGCGGGTACGGGAACGATCGACGCCGGCGGGAAGGTCGGCGCGGTCGGGGGAGTGGCCCTCAAGACGCAGGCCGCCCGCCGCGACGGCGCCACCGTCTTCCTGGTCCCGAAGGCGGAGTGCTCGGACGCGAAGTCGGAGCCCCCGAAGGGGCTGCGCCTCATCCCGGTGACGACCCTCAAGGGCGCCGTCGACTCCCTGGTCGCGCTGGAGAAGGGCAAGGGCTCCGTCCCCTCCTGCTGATCCCCCGCAGGTCGGGCACTCGGCCGCGCTCAGCCCTCCTTGACGAAGCCTTCCTTCTTCATCCAGTCCAGCGCCACCGCGTGCGGATCCTCGCCGTCGACGTCGACCTTCGCGTTCAGCTCCTGCGCCACGTCGTTGTCGAGCCGCTTCGTGATCGGGGCCAGGACCTCGGCGATCGCCGGGTACTTCTTCAGGGCCTTGGTGTTGATCTGCGGAGCCACGTTGTAGTTGGGGAAGAACTTCTTGTCGTCCGCCATCACGGCGAGGTTCATGGACTTGATGCGCCCGTCGGTGGTGAAGACCTCCCCGTAGGTGCAACTGCCCTTGCGCACCTGGGTGTAGATGATCCCGGTGTCCATCTGCGTGATGTTCCCGCTCGGCAGTTTCATGCCGTAGGCCTTCTCCATGCCCGGCAGCCCGTCCGCCCGGTTGGCGAACTCGCTCTCCACGCAGAGCGTGACGGCCTTGGGGTCCTTCTTGGCGAGGGCGGCCACCTCGGAGAGCGTCTTCGTGCCGTACTTCTTGTAGTTGGCCTGGTTCATGGCGAGCGCGTACGTATTGTTCAGCTTCGAGGGAGGCAGCCAGGTCAGCCCGTTCTTCGCGTCGGCCTCGCGCACGGCCTCCCACTGCTTCTGCGGATCCGCGATGGGGTCGCTGTTGCCCAGGTAGGTGATCCAGGCGGTGCCCGTGTACTCGTAACCGGCGTCCGCGTCCCCGTTCTTGACCGCCTCCCGGGAGCCGATCGACCCCTGGATGCCCGTGCGGTCGAGGACCTCGGCGCCGGCCGCCTGGAAGGCGATGCCCATGATCGCGCCGAGGACGAGCTGCTCGGTGAACTCCTTGGACGTCACGGTGAGATCGGCGCCCTTGAGCGGCTGCCCCTTCCCGACCGACCCCGGCTTCACGTCGTCGACCATGGGCGAACCGCTGGTCAGCCCGCACCCGGACACCGCCGCCAGCAGGGCGAGCGCCGCCACCGGACCCGTAACCGACGTGACCCGTCTCATGAGCCCGCCTCCAGACCGCGTGGACTGAGCAGGAGTTCGGCCAGTGACGCCAGCCAGTCGACCAGCAGGGCCAGGGCGACGGTCAGGATCGAGCCGAGGACCAGCACCGGCATCCGCTGATTGGTGATCCCGGTCGTGATCAGCACGCCCAGACCGCCGCCTCCGCCGAACGTGGCGAGCGTCGCCGTGCCCACGTTCAGGACGAGCGCGGTCCGCACGCCGGCGAGGATCAGCGGTACGGCCAGCGGGAGTTCGATCCGGCTCAGCACGCCCAGCGGGGACATGCCGATGCCCCGGGCGGCCTCCAGGAGCGTCGGGTCGTTCGCCTTCAGCCCGGCGATCGTGTTCGACAGGACCGGCAGGACGGCGTACGCGATGATGCCGATCAGTGCCGCCTTGCGGCCGATGCCCAGCCAGATCACCAGCAGGGCGAGCAGCCCGATCGCGGGCGTGGCCTGCCCCATGTTGGCGAAGGTCATGAACAGCGGGGTCGCCCTGCGGAAGACGCCGCGCGTCAGCAGGATGCCCAGCGGAATCGCGATGATCAGCACGAAGAAGGTGGAGATCACGGTCAGCTCGATGTGCTGGCGCAGGGCCTTCCACACCTGCCCGTTGCTGAGCGCGTTCTCGGAGAGCGGGTCGAGATCCGCCTGGCGGAACCAGAGCCAGGTGCAGAGCAGCCCCACGACGAGCACGGCCGGCAGGAGGGTCAGCTTCAGCCAACTGATCCTGGGCGCACGGGACTTGGCGGCCACCGCGGAGAGGTCCTCGTCGAAGGCGGCCTCCCGCCCGGCCTCAGGACCGGCGTCCCCGAAGCCGGTACGGTCGTTCCCGGGTCCCGTACGGTCGTTCCCGTGCCCCGTACGGACATCCTCGGGCCCCGTACGGGCGTCCCGGGGACCCGAACCGCCGTCGCGACCGCTCTCGGGGGTGCTCACGCCTGCCCCTCCCCGCCCCCGCCGCCGCCCACGCCCTCCTGCT
Coding sequences:
- a CDS encoding DEAD/DEAH box helicase; translated protein: MPASSVASAASSHHLSPAFPGRAPWGTANKLRAWQQGAMERYLQEQPRDFLAVATPGAGKTTFALTLASWLLHHHVVQQVTVVAPTEHLKKQWAEAAARIGIKLDPEYSAGPLSKEYQGVAVTYAGVGVRPMLHRNRCEQRKTLVILDEIHHAGDSKSWGEACLEAFEPATRRLALTGTPFRSDTNPIPFVAYEEGNDGIRRSSADYTYGYGSALGDGVVRPVIFLSYSGNMRWRTKAGDEIAARLGEPMTKDAVSQAWRTALDPRGEWMPSVLRAADQRLTEVRKGIPDAGALVIASDQDSARAYAKLIREITGTKATVVLSDDTGASNRIDEFSQSDDRWMVAVRMVSEGVDVPRLAVGVYATTISTPLFFAQAVGRFVRSRRRGETASVFLPTVPDLLTFANEMEVERDHALDKPKKESEEDPYAESEKEMEEANKEQDEDTGEQEQFSFEALESEAVFDRVLYDGAEFGMQAHPGSAEEQDYLGIPGLLEPDQVQLLLQKRQARQIAHSRKKPDEEADLLELPAERRPVVSHKEMLELRKKLNTMVGAYVHQSGKPHGVIHTELRRVCGGPPSAEATAGQLRQRIEKVQEWATRMR
- a CDS encoding IclR family transcriptional regulator, giving the protein MTAETSQTLDRGLRVLKLLADTDHGLTVTELSNKLGVNRTVVYRLLATLEQHALVRRDLGGRARVGLGVLRLGRQVHPLVREAALPALRSLAEDIGATAHLTLVDGTEALAVAVVEPTWTDYHVAYRAGFRHPLERGAAGKAILAARAGGVDGELGYTLTHGELEAGASGAAAALVGVTGVEGSVGVVMLADAVPERVGPRVVDAAREVADALR
- a CDS encoding S16 family serine protease; protein product: MASRLSGFVRLSRPRFVALCALPVVGLFAVAVFAPLPFSLAQPGMTADVLGENKGDPVITISGAKARDTSGQLRMTTIEATGPDTDVSLGDVLDGWFRTDRAVMPRDSVYPSGDSVEEIEDYNAEEMKKSQDTATEAALNQLGEQSDDIEVTLKLADVGGPSAGLLFSLGIVDKLDGDGSGGDLTGGRVIAGTGTIDAGGKVGAVGGVALKTQAARRDGATVFLVPKAECSDAKSEPPKGLRLIPVTTLKGAVDSLVALEKGKGSVPSC
- a CDS encoding glycine betaine ABC transporter substrate-binding protein, with the translated sequence MRRVTSVTGPVAALALLAAVSGCGLTSGSPMVDDVKPGSVGKGQPLKGADLTVTSKEFTEQLVLGAIMGIAFQAAGAEVLDRTGIQGSIGSREAVKNGDADAGYEYTGTAWITYLGNSDPIADPQKQWEAVREADAKNGLTWLPPSKLNNTYALAMNQANYKKYGTKTLSEVAALAKKDPKAVTLCVESEFANRADGLPGMEKAYGMKLPSGNITQMDTGIIYTQVRKGSCTYGEVFTTDGRIKSMNLAVMADDKKFFPNYNVAPQINTKALKKYPAIAEVLAPITKRLDNDVAQELNAKVDVDGEDPHAVALDWMKKEGFVKEG
- a CDS encoding ABC transporter permease — protein: MAAKSRAPRISWLKLTLLPAVLVVGLLCTWLWFRQADLDPLSENALSNGQVWKALRQHIELTVISTFFVLIIAIPLGILLTRGVFRRATPLFMTFANMGQATPAIGLLALLVIWLGIGRKAALIGIIAYAVLPVLSNTIAGLKANDPTLLEAARGIGMSPLGVLSRIELPLAVPLILAGVRTALVLNVGTATLATFGGGGGLGVLITTGITNQRMPVLVLGSILTVALALLVDWLASLAELLLSPRGLEAGS